One region of Oncorhynchus keta strain PuntledgeMale-10-30-2019 chromosome 24, Oket_V2, whole genome shotgun sequence genomic DNA includes:
- the LOC118402920 gene encoding uncharacterized protein C16orf52 homolog B isoform X1, with amino-acid sequence MDKLTVISGCLFLAADIFAIASIANPDWINTGDAAGKLGSLTVGLVRQCQTIHGRDRTCIPPRLPPEWVTTLFFIILGIISLTVTCGLLVLSHWYREATRYARWIAFTGMILFCMAALIFPIGFYIDEVGGQPYKLPNNTVVGSSYVLFVLSIFFTIVGLLFAGKVCLPG; translated from the exons ATGGATAAACTCACCGTCATATCAGGATGCCTCTTTCTAGCAGCTGATATCTTTGCTATCGCCAGTATTGCCAATCCGGACTGGATCAACACAGGAGATGCAGCTGGTAAGTTAG gtTCCCTGACGGTAGGCCTGGTGCGGCAGTGCCAGACCATCCACGGTCGTGACCGGACCTGTATCCCCCCGCGGCTGCCCCCAGAGTGGGTCACCACCCTCTTCTTCATCATCCTGGGCATCATCTCCCTCACGGTGACCTGCGGCCTGCTAGTGTTATCACACTGGTACCGTGAAGCCACTCGTTACGCCCGCTGGATTGCCTTCACTGGGA tgATCCTGTTTTGTATGGCGGCTCTTATATTTCCTATAGGATTTTACATCGATGAGGTTGGGGGACAGCCTTAtaaactacccaacaacacagtggtGGGGTCCTCATATGTACTCTTTGTTCTATCTATATTTTTCACTATAGTGGGACTACTGTTTGCAGGAAAGGTCTGCTTGCCTGGGTGA
- the LOC118402920 gene encoding uncharacterized protein C16orf52 homolog B isoform X2, whose translation MDKLTVISGCLFLAADIFAIASIANPDWINTGDAAGSLTVGLVRQCQTIHGRDRTCIPPRLPPEWVTTLFFIILGIISLTVTCGLLVLSHWYREATRYARWIAFTGMILFCMAALIFPIGFYIDEVGGQPYKLPNNTVVGSSYVLFVLSIFFTIVGLLFAGKVCLPG comes from the exons ATGGATAAACTCACCGTCATATCAGGATGCCTCTTTCTAGCAGCTGATATCTTTGCTATCGCCAGTATTGCCAATCCGGACTGGATCAACACAGGAGATGCAGCTG gtTCCCTGACGGTAGGCCTGGTGCGGCAGTGCCAGACCATCCACGGTCGTGACCGGACCTGTATCCCCCCGCGGCTGCCCCCAGAGTGGGTCACCACCCTCTTCTTCATCATCCTGGGCATCATCTCCCTCACGGTGACCTGCGGCCTGCTAGTGTTATCACACTGGTACCGTGAAGCCACTCGTTACGCCCGCTGGATTGCCTTCACTGGGA tgATCCTGTTTTGTATGGCGGCTCTTATATTTCCTATAGGATTTTACATCGATGAGGTTGGGGGACAGCCTTAtaaactacccaacaacacagtggtGGGGTCCTCATATGTACTCTTTGTTCTATCTATATTTTTCACTATAGTGGGACTACTGTTTGCAGGAAAGGTCTGCTTGCCTGGGTGA